A window of the Lysinibacillus irui genome harbors these coding sequences:
- the scpA gene encoding methylmalonyl-CoA mutase: MSKPNFNAVEIEKVLTTEAPQASEDKFMTNEGIEIKDIYTKEDIKEAKHLNDVAGIAPNTRGPYPTMYVARPWTVRQYAGFSTAEESNAFYKRNLAMGQKGLSVAFDLATHRGYDSDHPRVTGDVGKAGVAIDSVEDMKILFDQIPLDQMSVSMTMNGAVLPVLAFYIVAAEEQGVTPEKLAGTIQNDILKEYMVRNTYIYPPAMSMKIIADIFEYTAKYMPKFNSISISGYHIQEAGATNDIELAYTLADGLEYVRTGLKAGIDIDAFAPRLSFFWAIGMNYYMEVAKMRAARRIWAQMMSTFNPKNPKTLALRTHSQTSGWSLTEQDPFNNVARTLIEANASAMGHTQSLHTNALDEAIALPTDFSARIARNTQLFLQEETAMTKVIDPWGGSYYVEKLTDEITKSAWALIEEIEALGGMAKAIETGLPKMKVEEAAAKRQAKIDSKTETIVGVNKYRLAKEEPIDILDIDNTIVRQKQIERLEAMKAARDEAEVQKHLARLTKAAQDGEENLLAVAVDAARARASLGEISDAIEAVSGRHKAVIRSISGVYSANFSDEEQIAEVKQMTEEFLENEGRRPRILVAKMGQDGHDRGAKVVATGYADLGFDVDISPLFMTPAEAAQMAVENDVHVIGVSSLAAGHKTLVPELVAELEKLGRGDIIIIVGGVIPAQDYEFLYNAGAVAIFGPGTVIPVSAQKIIEEIYKRLGYEEVSE, translated from the coding sequence ATGAGCAAGCCAAATTTTAATGCAGTAGAAATAGAAAAAGTTTTAACAACTGAAGCACCTCAAGCGTCTGAAGACAAATTTATGACGAATGAAGGAATTGAAATTAAAGATATCTATACAAAAGAAGATATTAAGGAAGCTAAACATTTAAACGACGTAGCTGGTATTGCACCTAATACACGTGGTCCATACCCTACCATGTATGTAGCTCGTCCGTGGACAGTTCGACAATATGCAGGTTTTTCAACTGCTGAAGAATCTAATGCCTTTTACAAACGAAACTTGGCAATGGGGCAAAAAGGGCTTTCTGTAGCATTCGACTTAGCAACACACCGAGGCTATGACTCAGATCATCCACGTGTAACGGGGGATGTAGGGAAAGCTGGTGTAGCTATCGATTCTGTTGAGGATATGAAAATCCTTTTCGATCAAATACCGTTAGACCAAATGTCCGTTTCTATGACAATGAATGGAGCAGTATTACCAGTTCTTGCATTCTATATTGTAGCAGCGGAAGAGCAAGGGGTAACTCCAGAGAAATTAGCAGGTACGATTCAAAACGATATTTTAAAAGAATACATGGTGCGTAATACATATATTTACCCACCAGCTATGTCGATGAAAATTATTGCAGATATTTTTGAATATACAGCAAAGTATATGCCTAAATTTAACTCTATTTCGATTTCTGGTTACCATATTCAAGAAGCAGGCGCAACGAATGACATTGAGCTTGCATATACATTAGCAGATGGCTTGGAATATGTACGTACAGGGTTAAAAGCAGGGATTGATATTGATGCATTTGCACCTCGACTATCGTTCTTCTGGGCAATTGGCATGAACTATTACATGGAAGTTGCTAAAATGCGCGCAGCACGTCGTATTTGGGCACAGATGATGTCAACGTTTAATCCAAAAAATCCAAAAACATTAGCATTGCGAACACATTCACAAACATCTGGTTGGTCTTTAACCGAGCAAGATCCATTTAATAATGTTGCACGTACGCTAATCGAAGCGAATGCTTCTGCGATGGGGCATACACAATCTCTTCATACGAACGCACTAGATGAAGCAATTGCTCTTCCAACCGATTTCTCTGCCCGTATCGCTCGTAATACTCAGCTATTTTTACAAGAAGAAACAGCGATGACGAAAGTGATTGATCCGTGGGGTGGTTCATACTACGTCGAGAAATTAACAGACGAAATCACAAAATCCGCTTGGGCACTAATCGAAGAAATTGAAGCCCTTGGCGGAATGGCCAAAGCAATAGAAACTGGACTTCCAAAAATGAAAGTCGAGGAAGCCGCGGCTAAACGTCAGGCGAAAATCGACTCTAAAACGGAAACCATTGTCGGGGTAAATAAATATCGTTTAGCAAAAGAAGAGCCAATTGATATTCTCGATATCGATAATACAATTGTACGCCAAAAGCAAATTGAACGTTTAGAAGCAATGAAGGCAGCTCGAGATGAAGCGGAAGTGCAAAAACATTTAGCTCGTTTAACGAAAGCTGCTCAAGATGGGGAAGAAAACTTACTTGCTGTAGCAGTGGATGCAGCGCGTGCACGTGCCTCTTTAGGTGAAATTTCTGATGCCATCGAAGCGGTTTCTGGACGTCATAAGGCCGTAATTCGCTCTATTTCTGGTGTTTACTCTGCAAACTTCTCTGATGAGGAGCAAATTGCAGAAGTAAAACAAATGACAGAAGAATTCCTTGAAAATGAAGGTCGTCGTCCACGTATTTTAGTAGCCAAAATGGGACAAGATGGACATGACCGTGGTGCTAAAGTTGTTGCAACAGGCTATGCTGATTTAGGCTTTGATGTGGATATTTCACCATTATTTATGACACCAGCCGAGGCAGCTCAAATGGCTGTTGAAAATGATGTTCATGTCATTGGGGTATCATCTCTAGCAGCAGGTCATAAAACATTGGTCCCTGAATTGGTTGCAGAGCTTGAAAAATTAGGACGCGGAGATATTATCATTATCGTTGGCGGTGTTATTCCAGCGCAAGATTATGAATTCCTTTATAATGCCGGCGCAGTAGCTATTTTTGGACCAGGTACAGTAATTCCTGTATCCGCACAAAAAATTATAGAAGAAATCTACAAACGTTTAGGCTATGAGGAAGTGTCTGAATAA
- the mce gene encoding methylmalonyl-CoA epimerase, with the protein MEKVDHIGIAVRDLDERITYYTETLGLKLLKVEEVESQQVRVAFIDAGNVKIELLEPMSEKSAIHGFIEKRGEGIHHVAFGVTGIRERMAELREKGVRLLSDEPGPGAGGAEVAFMHPKSSFGVLYELCDKSGKGDK; encoded by the coding sequence ATGGAGAAAGTAGACCATATTGGGATTGCGGTGCGCGATCTTGATGAACGCATTACATATTATACAGAAACTTTAGGTTTAAAGTTGTTGAAAGTAGAAGAAGTAGAATCTCAACAGGTTCGTGTGGCATTTATCGACGCAGGCAACGTAAAAATAGAGCTATTAGAACCAATGAGTGAAAAGAGCGCCATTCATGGATTTATTGAGAAACGTGGAGAAGGCATTCATCATGTGGCCTTCGGAGTGACAGGAATTCGTGAGCGTATGGCAGAGCTTCGGGAGAAAGGTGTACGTCTATTATCCGACGAGCCAGGGCCAGGTGCTGGTGGTGCAGAGGTTGCGTTCATGCATCCGAAATCTTCATTCGGTGTGTTATATGAATTATGTGATAAAAGTGGAAAAGGGGATAAGTGA
- a CDS encoding coiled-coil domain-containing protein, translating into MEWQQLQTEQEKIHAQLRKASRLKEQSQLLNSQIELTQQEIDQHTAALNQIRSKLDKLDSFSFMNMIRTWTGQQDELRAEKIDKAAVLELKMNEAKKMQVDLTEDNIQVKHKLTQIDEVALQQALKQVLSKKNKYLQLHDPAQAARLEHLANEEMLTKQLITEIQEAEEAGEVALTKLGQAAASLHSASGYSTWDTFFGGGLIATHLKHDALDQSENYLHSAQIALQRFHNELLDVHEMSTKSLHVETDGFVKFADYFFDDIFSAWSVHSKISTAREQVSRVQDDVHNTIWRLRDKHNKAVSYLQTIIEEKEAILNV; encoded by the coding sequence ATGGAATGGCAGCAATTACAAACAGAGCAAGAAAAGATTCATGCACAACTAAGAAAAGCATCCAGATTAAAGGAGCAAAGTCAGTTACTGAATAGCCAAATTGAACTTACACAACAGGAAATAGACCAACATACAGCAGCACTCAATCAAATTCGATCCAAACTGGATAAATTAGATAGTTTCTCGTTTATGAATATGATTCGTACGTGGACTGGACAACAAGATGAGCTTCGTGCAGAAAAAATTGATAAAGCAGCGGTACTTGAATTAAAGATGAATGAAGCAAAAAAAATGCAAGTTGACTTAACTGAAGATAACATTCAAGTAAAGCATAAACTAACGCAAATAGATGAAGTGGCCTTACAACAAGCACTGAAACAGGTACTTTCAAAAAAGAACAAGTACTTACAGCTTCATGATCCAGCACAAGCAGCTAGACTAGAGCATTTAGCAAATGAAGAAATGTTAACCAAACAACTGATAACAGAAATCCAAGAAGCTGAGGAAGCAGGAGAAGTAGCCTTAACAAAGCTAGGGCAAGCGGCAGCTTCATTACATTCTGCCAGCGGATACTCCACTTGGGATACTTTTTTTGGCGGTGGACTTATTGCCACTCACTTAAAGCACGATGCACTCGATCAATCGGAGAACTACTTACACAGTGCTCAAATTGCCTTGCAACGTTTTCATAATGAATTATTGGATGTTCATGAGATGTCAACAAAATCACTCCATGTGGAGACAGATGGTTTCGTTAAATTTGCTGACTACTTCTTTGATGATATTTTTTCAGCCTGGTCTGTCCATTCTAAAATTTCAACTGCAAGGGAACAGGTATCACGTGTGCAAGATGATGTACATAATACAATTTGGCGCTTACGGGATAAACATAACAAAGCAGTGAGCTATCTACAAACGATAATAGAAGAAAAAGAGGCTATTTTAAATGTCTAA
- the meaB gene encoding methylmalonyl Co-A mutase-associated GTPase MeaB: MDKNKEMEDSALFVMDGVEATHDGMQYGTPKKFRKKKADNLNIRELAQQVRAGSRTHLSKAITLIESSNATHKVQAQELLQELLPHTGNSIRIGITGVPGAGKSSFIEAFGTMLCEMGKRVAVLAIDPSSSLSGGSILGDKTRMEELVKKPTAFVRPSPSAGTLGGVHKKTRETMLVCEAAGYDVILIETVGVGQSETYVRGMVDFFLLLVLTGAGDELQGMKKGIMELADAIIVHKADGDNVRLAKKTVAEYKQILHFLQPATPGWMSTSMPVSSLEKRGLDKVWATIEQFKQIVEDNQYWATRRQNQTKEWFQTMITDHLIDLFYGNPQRKAHVQLLERQILSGQLTVTQGVDRLFSEEQEDK, from the coding sequence ATGGACAAAAATAAAGAAATGGAAGACAGTGCGCTATTTGTCATGGACGGAGTCGAGGCAACTCACGACGGTATGCAATATGGTACACCGAAAAAATTCCGAAAGAAAAAGGCCGACAATTTGAATATACGAGAGCTTGCACAACAGGTACGTGCGGGCTCTCGCACCCATTTGTCAAAAGCCATTACCCTCATAGAAAGCTCTAATGCAACCCATAAAGTGCAAGCACAAGAGCTATTACAGGAGCTGCTCCCGCATACAGGGAATAGTATTCGAATAGGCATTACAGGTGTTCCAGGAGCAGGGAAGAGTTCCTTCATTGAAGCTTTCGGAACAATGCTTTGTGAAATGGGGAAACGAGTTGCTGTCCTTGCGATTGATCCAAGCTCTTCATTATCCGGAGGAAGTATTCTTGGGGATAAAACGCGCATGGAGGAGCTCGTCAAGAAGCCTACTGCATTTGTCCGTCCATCCCCATCAGCAGGTACCCTAGGGGGTGTTCATAAAAAGACACGTGAAACAATGTTAGTTTGTGAAGCGGCTGGCTATGATGTGATCTTAATTGAGACCGTTGGTGTTGGGCAAAGTGAAACCTATGTCCGTGGGATGGTTGATTTCTTCCTATTACTCGTTTTAACAGGGGCTGGCGATGAGCTGCAAGGCATGAAAAAAGGAATCATGGAATTAGCGGATGCCATTATCGTGCATAAAGCGGATGGTGATAATGTTCGTTTAGCCAAAAAAACAGTTGCAGAGTATAAGCAAATTTTACATTTTTTACAGCCTGCCACACCTGGTTGGATGTCAACATCGATGCCAGTGAGTTCACTAGAAAAACGGGGACTTGATAAGGTTTGGGCGACAATTGAACAATTCAAACAAATTGTGGAAGACAATCAATATTGGGCTACTCGACGTCAAAATCAAACAAAAGAGTGGTTCCAAACTATGATTACTGATCATCTAATTGATTTATTTTATGGGAATCCACAGCGAAAAGCCCATGTACAGCTGCTTGAACGCCAAATTTTAAGCGGACAATTGACAGTCACACAGGGTGTTGATCGTTTATTTAGCGAAGAGCAGGAAGACAAGTAA
- a CDS encoding aromatic acid exporter family protein, translating into MKSTKGWEAVGLKKFSIGYRTLKTAIGAAIAIAIAQYFDLASYASAGILTILCVQPTKKKSIYAAYTRLVSSIIAMIFAFVSFELFAYHPLTLAGMLILFIPTIVSLKVADGFISSVVIIMHIYAAEGFSLALVYNELALMAIGYGTGIAINMYMPDIQKELNYYRVKIEELYSKIFIEIASYLRQGDMLWDGHEIIEAIKTLDDAKSLAFKDVENHFMRRKNDYYKYFDMRERQLEIIERVLPKITTLPVIVQEAEIVADFLQDLGEHVHSGNTARHYREKLEQVKHDFSQLPLPQNHEQFIAQAALYQFIEEMDRYLEIKQSFKGLKVKKERPQ; encoded by the coding sequence GTGAAGAGTACTAAAGGATGGGAGGCAGTCGGCCTGAAGAAGTTTTCAATCGGCTATCGAACGTTAAAAACAGCAATCGGTGCAGCAATTGCAATTGCCATTGCTCAATATTTTGATTTAGCCTCGTATGCATCTGCTGGTATTCTAACCATATTATGTGTGCAGCCTACGAAAAAGAAATCCATTTATGCAGCATATACACGATTGGTCTCAAGTATTATTGCGATGATTTTTGCTTTTGTGAGCTTTGAGCTTTTTGCTTATCATCCACTTACATTAGCGGGTATGTTAATACTGTTTATACCAACCATCGTGTCGTTAAAAGTTGCAGACGGATTTATTTCCAGTGTCGTCATTATTATGCATATATACGCTGCTGAAGGTTTTTCGCTGGCACTTGTTTATAATGAATTAGCATTAATGGCTATCGGTTATGGAACGGGAATTGCCATTAATATGTATATGCCAGACATTCAAAAGGAATTAAATTACTATAGAGTTAAAATTGAGGAGCTTTATAGTAAGATTTTTATAGAAATTGCAAGCTATTTACGACAAGGAGATATGCTGTGGGATGGGCATGAAATCATAGAAGCGATAAAAACATTAGATGATGCCAAGTCTTTAGCATTTAAAGATGTTGAAAATCATTTTATGAGACGAAAAAATGATTACTACAAGTATTTTGATATGCGTGAGCGGCAGTTAGAAATTATTGAAAGAGTACTTCCAAAAATTACAACATTACCTGTTATAGTACAAGAGGCTGAAATTGTGGCAGATTTTTTACAAGACCTTGGTGAGCATGTTCACTCTGGAAATACAGCGCGACATTATCGAGAAAAGTTAGAGCAGGTTAAACATGATTTTTCACAGTTACCTTTACCACAAAATCATGAGCAATTTATCGCCCAGGCAGCCCTCTATCAGTTTATAGAGGAAATGGACAGGTATTTAGAAATAAAGCAATCATTTAAGGGTTTAAAGGTCAAAAAAGAGCGCCCACAGTAG
- a CDS encoding M20/M25/M40 family metallo-hydrolase, with protein MTSRLVEEFFELVQIDSETKHEQVIAPILVDKLTALGFTVIQDDAHTRNGHGAGNIIATLKGTLDVEPIYFTSHMDTVVPGKGIQPSLREDGYIVSDGTTILGADDKAGLAALFEMVKRLKEQDIEHGDIEFIITAGEESGLAGAKELDPSNIKAKYGFAVDSDGKVGGIVTAAPFQAKIFAKIIGKTAHAGVAPEKGISAITVASKCIAQMKLGRLDEETTANIGRFEGGQATNIVCDEVTILAEARSIDQAKLDAQTKHMQETFEQVSASLGARAEVEVKLMYPGFRVTETDKVVQVAMEAVRNIDRTPTLGISGGGSDANVIAGFGIPTVNLSVGYEDIHTTNEKIPVEELEKLADLLVEIVKESAKK; from the coding sequence ATGACAAGTCGTTTAGTAGAAGAGTTTTTTGAGCTCGTTCAAATTGATTCAGAAACAAAGCATGAACAAGTAATTGCACCAATTCTTGTAGATAAATTAACTGCACTTGGATTTACAGTCATCCAAGATGATGCACATACGCGTAATGGACATGGAGCAGGCAATATTATCGCCACTTTAAAAGGTACTCTAGATGTAGAGCCAATCTATTTTACTTCTCATATGGATACAGTTGTTCCAGGGAAAGGCATTCAACCATCCCTGCGTGAAGATGGTTATATCGTATCCGATGGTACGACAATTTTAGGTGCTGATGATAAGGCAGGCCTAGCAGCACTCTTTGAGATGGTCAAGCGATTAAAAGAGCAAGATATAGAGCACGGAGATATAGAATTCATTATTACCGCTGGTGAAGAGAGCGGTCTTGCTGGTGCTAAAGAGTTAGATCCATCTAACATTAAAGCAAAGTATGGCTTTGCGGTGGATAGTGATGGCAAAGTAGGTGGGATCGTAACAGCCGCACCATTCCAAGCGAAAATTTTTGCAAAGATTATTGGCAAAACGGCACATGCTGGGGTTGCTCCTGAAAAAGGTATTTCCGCTATTACAGTAGCATCTAAGTGTATTGCTCAAATGAAGCTTGGGCGTTTAGATGAGGAAACGACAGCTAATATTGGACGCTTCGAAGGTGGCCAAGCAACGAATATCGTATGTGATGAAGTGACGATTCTAGCTGAAGCACGTTCCATTGATCAAGCTAAATTAGATGCCCAAACAAAGCATATGCAGGAAACATTTGAACAGGTTTCAGCTTCATTAGGCGCACGTGCAGAAGTGGAAGTGAAGCTTATGTATCCTGGATTCCGTGTAACAGAAACAGATAAAGTTGTGCAGGTTGCTATGGAAGCTGTTCGCAATATTGACCGTACACCAACATTAGGTATTTCTGGTGGAGGATCGGATGCGAATGTGATCGCAGGATTTGGTATTCCTACAGTGAATTTATCTGTCGGATACGAGGATATTCATACAACAAATGAAAAAATACCAGTCGAAGAATTAGAAAAATTAGCAGATTTACTCGTTGAAATCGTCAAGGAATCTGCAAAAAAATAA
- the prli42 gene encoding stressosome-associated protein Prli42, whose protein sequence is MSNKKFQKIVVYSMIAIMLISSLAFGLSMLV, encoded by the coding sequence ATGAGTAATAAAAAGTTTCAAAAAATTGTTGTTTATAGCATGATAGCGATTATGCTAATCTCATCTCTAGCATTCGGATTATCTATGCTAGTTTAA
- a CDS encoding methylmalonyl-CoA mutase family protein yields MSNNMKNIEFEIPAYSDWQDAAIKALKGKPFESLFTKTNEGVTLQPLYTQESLVAKLGEELDLQVATIRSQQNNQVFQVAQQIHADTSEAFFAQLEDSLARGNEIITIDSRVNFVWTEEVLVKLASYFSEYSFKITIQNSKDPLLAVFDHIVEDQREAVKGFIVSKDPISLGAFPSVRSVSADTTVYHNEGANAVQELAYALALAAKFAEQEDSFEAFSKKFFVSFAIDTQFFTEIAKLRAFKVLWKAFSSAYGVSNNVKIPTVAETSLRSFSKLDVYVNLLRSSNEALSGLIGGADLFTVHPHDVLTKPTEQSIRIARNVSLILKEETNVLKVTDPAGGSYFIESLTADFVKEAWALFLEIEAAGGIDEYTASGKLAEEIEKSYRTRINAAETRKQSLIGTNIYANPADALEQETNPLFADIKRIAIPFENLRGKMTAAHVQTGILAIGTLKSAKPRADFVAGFLNTVGLVPEKSEPVTTVEEAVAWLKATEARYVVIAGNDEDTKELVPAILANKPADVIVDVAGKFKDEEEAWLANGLNGFIFAGQNIIEKLQSVFASMKEVQR; encoded by the coding sequence ATGTCAAACAACATGAAAAATATTGAATTTGAAATACCAGCCTATTCAGACTGGCAAGATGCAGCAATCAAAGCTTTAAAAGGGAAACCATTTGAGTCACTATTTACGAAAACAAATGAAGGTGTTACACTACAGCCACTTTACACACAAGAAAGCTTAGTAGCAAAGCTTGGCGAAGAGCTTGATTTACAAGTTGCCACAATCCGTTCACAACAAAATAATCAAGTTTTTCAGGTGGCACAGCAAATTCATGCTGATACAAGTGAAGCTTTTTTTGCTCAACTTGAAGATAGTTTAGCACGAGGCAATGAAATTATTACGATTGATAGCCGTGTGAATTTTGTTTGGACAGAAGAAGTATTGGTCAAATTAGCATCATATTTCTCTGAATATTCATTTAAAATTACTATTCAAAATTCAAAAGACCCATTATTAGCAGTATTCGATCATATAGTAGAGGATCAACGAGAGGCAGTTAAAGGATTCATTGTTTCGAAAGATCCTATTTCTTTAGGTGCTTTTCCGAGCGTGCGCTCAGTCAGTGCAGATACAACTGTTTATCATAATGAAGGTGCCAATGCAGTACAAGAATTAGCCTATGCACTTGCATTAGCAGCAAAATTTGCCGAGCAGGAAGATAGCTTTGAAGCCTTTTCGAAGAAGTTTTTTGTCTCGTTTGCTATTGATACACAATTCTTTACGGAGATTGCAAAACTTCGTGCTTTTAAAGTACTTTGGAAAGCGTTCTCATCTGCTTATGGTGTGTCAAACAATGTAAAAATCCCAACAGTTGCCGAGACATCGTTAAGAAGCTTTTCTAAATTAGATGTTTATGTCAATTTATTGCGTTCTTCAAATGAAGCGCTTTCGGGATTAATCGGTGGTGCCGACCTCTTTACTGTTCATCCACATGATGTATTAACGAAGCCTACGGAGCAATCTATTCGTATTGCCCGTAATGTATCATTAATTTTAAAAGAAGAAACAAATGTCCTGAAAGTAACTGATCCTGCAGGCGGTTCTTATTTCATTGAGTCGTTAACAGCGGACTTTGTGAAAGAAGCATGGGCATTATTTTTAGAAATTGAGGCAGCCGGTGGAATTGATGAATACACAGCATCTGGTAAGCTGGCAGAGGAAATAGAAAAATCCTATCGAACTCGTATAAATGCTGCAGAAACACGCAAGCAATCATTAATTGGAACAAACATTTATGCTAATCCAGCCGATGCCCTTGAACAGGAAACAAATCCATTATTTGCTGACATTAAGCGTATCGCCATTCCATTTGAAAATCTGCGTGGAAAAATGACAGCAGCCCATGTCCAAACAGGCATTCTAGCAATAGGTACATTAAAAAGCGCTAAGCCACGTGCCGATTTTGTAGCTGGTTTCTTAAATACGGTTGGCCTAGTTCCCGAAAAAAGCGAGCCAGTAACAACTGTTGAAGAGGCAGTAGCATGGCTAAAGGCAACAGAGGCTAGATATGTGGTGATTGCAGGTAATGATGAAGATACAAAAGAGCTTGTACCAGCCATTTTAGCTAATAAACCAGCAGATGTGATAGTAGATGTTGCTGGTAAATTTAAAGACGAAGAAGAAGCATGGTTAGCAAATGGCTTAAACGGCTTTATTTTCGCAGGACAGAATATCATTGAAAAATTACAGTCTGTGTTCGCGAGCATGAAGGAGGTCCAACGATGA
- a CDS encoding acyl-CoA carboxylase subunit beta: MDMFDKINDLYDRKTVIELGGGYERIDKQHEKGKLTARERIELLLDDGTFFEINPFITHRTVDFGMDKMEGPGDGVVTGFGKINGRPVYLFSQDFTVFGGALGEMHAKKMATVMDLAAKNGTPFIGINDSGGARIQEGVLSLDGYGHIFYRNAIYSGVIPQISVIMGPCAGGAVYSPAITDFILMVDKTSQMFITGPKVIETVTGEKISAEDLGGSKVNNAVSGNAHFRAPSEEEAIDQIKKLLSYLPQNNKEKAPRQARPEGDDYRPEIVDTVPIETTRPYDVRRVVEQVVDEDSFMEVHAEFAKNVVVGFARIAGESVGLVCNQPKVLAGGLDIDSSDKAARFIRTCDAYNIPIITFEDVSGFFPGVKQEHGGIIRHGAKILYAYSEATVPKITVILRKAYGGAYVALNSKSIGADLVFAWPNAEIAVMGAAGAANIIFAREIAKSDDPEATRAAKIEEYKEKFANPYVAASRGMVDDVIDPRDTRIKLIQGLDMLANKHETRPEKKHGNIPL, from the coding sequence ATGGATATGTTCGACAAAATCAATGATTTATATGATCGTAAGACGGTAATTGAACTTGGTGGTGGCTATGAGCGCATCGACAAACAGCACGAAAAAGGAAAATTAACAGCTCGTGAACGTATTGAATTATTGCTAGATGATGGCACATTTTTTGAAATCAATCCATTTATTACGCATCGTACAGTAGATTTCGGGATGGACAAAATGGAAGGTCCTGGTGATGGTGTTGTAACCGGTTTCGGAAAAATCAATGGCCGTCCTGTATACTTATTCTCTCAAGATTTCACAGTGTTTGGTGGAGCTCTTGGTGAAATGCATGCGAAAAAAATGGCGACGGTAATGGACCTAGCTGCGAAAAATGGTACACCATTTATCGGCATCAATGATTCAGGTGGCGCACGTATCCAAGAGGGTGTTCTTTCTCTTGATGGTTATGGTCACATTTTCTACCGTAATGCGATTTATTCAGGGGTGATTCCGCAAATCTCTGTTATTATGGGACCATGTGCTGGTGGAGCGGTATATTCTCCGGCTATTACTGACTTTATCCTAATGGTTGATAAAACATCTCAAATGTTCATTACAGGACCTAAAGTAATCGAAACCGTAACGGGTGAGAAAATCTCCGCTGAAGATTTAGGTGGTTCAAAAGTCAATAATGCAGTAAGTGGAAACGCTCATTTCCGCGCACCATCTGAAGAAGAAGCAATTGATCAAATTAAGAAACTATTAAGCTATTTACCACAAAATAATAAAGAAAAGGCACCTCGTCAAGCACGTCCTGAAGGGGATGACTACCGTCCAGAAATCGTGGATACAGTGCCAATTGAAACAACGCGACCATATGATGTACGAAGAGTTGTAGAACAAGTAGTGGATGAAGATTCGTTCATGGAGGTTCACGCAGAGTTTGCAAAAAACGTAGTTGTTGGTTTTGCACGTATTGCTGGTGAATCAGTTGGACTTGTTTGTAACCAACCAAAAGTACTTGCAGGTGGATTAGATATTGATTCTTCTGATAAAGCGGCTCGTTTCATTCGCACGTGTGATGCTTACAATATTCCAATCATCACATTTGAAGACGTATCTGGCTTCTTCCCAGGTGTTAAACAAGAGCATGGCGGTATTATTCGTCATGGTGCGAAAATCCTTTATGCTTATTCAGAAGCGACAGTACCAAAAATTACAGTTATTTTACGTAAAGCTTATGGAGGCGCTTACGTTGCCTTAAACTCTAAATCTATTGGTGCAGACCTGGTATTTGCTTGGCCAAATGCTGAAATTGCTGTTATGGGTGCAGCAGGTGCCGCGAACATTATTTTTGCACGTGAAATAGCGAAATCGGATGACCCAGAAGCGACACGTGCTGCCAAAATTGAAGAATATAAAGAAAAATTTGCAAACCCTTATGTTGCAGCTTCACGTGGAATGGTAGACGATGTTATCGATCCTCGAGATACTCGTATTAAGCTAATTCAAGGACTAGATATGCTAGCAAACAAACACGAAACTCGTCCAGAGAAAAAACACGGTAACATTCCACTATAA
- a CDS encoding BrxA/BrxB family bacilliredoxin, which yields MNMDYDLFMQEILKTARAEIEAAGYEQLKTPEAVEEAFARPGTTLVMVNSVCGCAGGIARPAAAQCVHYDKRPDHLVTVFAGQDKEATAAARYHFGEDHLPSSPSFVLLKDGQVVAEVGRYEIEGHDPMSVVTNLQANFEEYCDEL from the coding sequence ATGAATATGGATTACGATTTATTTATGCAGGAAATTTTAAAAACAGCACGTGCTGAAATTGAGGCAGCTGGTTACGAACAACTTAAAACACCAGAAGCTGTTGAAGAGGCGTTTGCTCGCCCAGGTACTACATTAGTTATGGTTAACTCAGTATGTGGTTGTGCGGGTGGTATTGCTCGTCCAGCAGCTGCACAATGCGTACATTACGATAAACGCCCAGATCATTTAGTAACAGTATTTGCAGGGCAAGATAAAGAAGCTACTGCAGCAGCACGTTATCATTTCGGGGAAGATCACTTACCTTCTTCACCATCATTCGTGCTTTTAAAGGATGGACAAGTAGTAGCCGAAGTTGGTCGCTATGAAATCGAAGGGCATGACCCAATGTCAGTTGTAACAAATTTACAAGCTAACTTTGAAGAATACTGTGACGAACTGTAA